The Podospora bellae-mahoneyi strain CBS 112042 chromosome 7, whole genome shotgun sequence genome includes a window with the following:
- a CDS encoding hypothetical protein (CAZy:AA8; EggNog:ENOG503PA6M; COG:S), protein MGLLQLAATVLALGSSVQAAPAHEIAPRQASVKYCDPVSTICYSEWISPERIAFRTAIPENATATTDFDVLVQLQAPKSVGWAGIAWGGTMVNNPLTVAWANAATVVVSSRRATARTYPQPWTGATYTVLGGTVANSTHWTVNFLAKGVSNLGTSRLNPSSTAASIAYAQSNQGPSSPSDPTSRFGIHNTRGKFSHNLALGKISNFRAAVAQLASEA, encoded by the exons ATGGGTCTTTTACAACTGGCAGCAACCGTGTTGGCTTTGGGCAGCAGTGTCCAGGCTGCCCCAGCGCACGAGATTGCTCCCCGTCAAGCGAGCGTCAAATATTGCGATCCTGTTTCCACCATATGCTATTCCGAGTGGATTTCGCCAGAGAGAATTGCTTTCCGCACTGCCATTCCCGAGAATGCCACTGCCACGACCGACTTTGATGTTCTGGTTCAGCTTCAAGCACCCAAATCTGTTGGGTGGGCTGGTATCGCGTGGGGTGGCACCATGGTCAACAACCCCTTGACTGTTGCATGGGCCAATGCTGCGACGGTTGTCGTTTCTTCCCGCCGTGCTAC AGCAAGAACCTACCCACAGCCATGGACTGGCGCCACTTATACGGTTCTCGGCGGCACCGTTGCCAATAGCACCCACTGGACTGTCAACTTCCTTGCCAAGGGCGTCTCGAATCTGGGGACATCCAGactcaacccctccagcacGGCTGCTAGCATTGCTTATGCCCAGTCCAACCAGGGTCCGTCAAGCCCATCTGACCCAACCAGCCGCTTTGGAATCCACAACACGCGTGGAAAGTTCTCGCACAACCTCGCTCTGGGCAAGATTAGCAACTTTCGTGCTGCGGTAGCTCAGTTGGCCTCCGAGGCATAA